A section of the bacterium genome encodes:
- a CDS encoding response regulator: MMSLYKILIVEDELIFAHEMELWLAENGYEVSGIVSRGDKAVNSAISLHPDLVLMDIQLKGKIDGISAAIQIKEKEDIPIIFLTGNPDLENSEIKALIQPAAVIIKPVSQWKLLDTLNSVLK; the protein is encoded by the coding sequence ATGATGAGCTTATACAAAATACTTATAGTAGAAGATGAACTGATTTTTGCCCATGAAATGGAATTATGGCTGGCTGAAAATGGATATGAAGTTTCAGGTATAGTTTCAAGAGGCGACAAAGCAGTTAATTCGGCAATTTCTTTACATCCGGACCTTGTTTTAATGGATATCCAGTTAAAAGGCAAGATAGATGGAATTAGTGCTGCAATACAGATTAAAGAAAAAGAGGATATTCCCATAATTTTTCTTACAGGTAATCCTGATCTGGAGAATTCGGAAATAAAAGCATTGATTCAGCCTGCTGCTGTTATTATAAAACCCGTCTCACAATGGAAACTTTTGGATACTTTAAATTCAGTGTTAAAATAA
- a CDS encoding tetratricopeptide repeat protein produces MKKNICILLFFYFIMNFNSAFGQSAGSIVDLIRKGKIEEAKRTLNSLDKNRYTPDLLLFLNGLLSTDGDEAVKNYTKLIKEYPQSPYCDDALLRIAQQKYASGLYKQAKNEFIEITNKFPNSPLKAKCIFWAGMSLYALGQEDSALMKFSEILRKYPDTEIANSSKKQIELLSGKKQVKKDNLQNNRQTPAFSIQVGAFTRQQNAILRKSFFEKKGYRVELKSKMKNGMKLYLVWIGAFSSREEAYTFGNTLKKRYGLKYTLITR; encoded by the coding sequence GTGAAAAAAAATATCTGCATACTTTTATTCTTTTATTTTATTATGAATTTTAATTCTGCATTCGGACAGTCAGCCGGTTCAATAGTGGATCTTATTCGTAAAGGAAAAATAGAGGAAGCAAAAAGAACTCTAAACTCCCTTGATAAAAACAGGTACACGCCTGATCTTCTACTCTTCCTTAACGGCCTTTTATCAACTGACGGAGATGAAGCTGTTAAGAATTATACTAAGCTAATAAAAGAATATCCTCAAAGCCCTTATTGCGATGATGCACTTTTACGCATTGCACAGCAGAAATACGCTTCCGGCCTTTACAAGCAGGCCAAAAATGAATTCATTGAGATCACAAATAAATTTCCGAATTCTCCGTTAAAGGCCAAGTGCATATTTTGGGCCGGGATGTCTTTATATGCTCTCGGCCAAGAAGATTCAGCTCTGATGAAGTTTTCCGAAATACTCAGAAAATATCCTGATACGGAGATTGCCAATTCCTCAAAAAAGCAGATTGAGCTTTTATCAGGGAAAAAACAGGTAAAAAAAGACAACTTACAGAATAACCGCCAGACTCCTGCATTCTCAATCCAGGTAGGTGCATTTACACGTCAGCAGAATGCAATTTTAAGGAAATCTTTTTTTGAGAAAAAAGGGTATCGCGTAGAATTAAAATCAAAAATGAAAAACGGCATGAAATTATACCTTGTATGGATAGGAGCATTCAGCTCAAGGGAAGAAGCTTATACATTTGGGAATACATTAAAAAAACGCTACGGCTTAAAATACACACTTATTACAAGATAA
- a CDS encoding tetratricopeptide repeat protein has product MTLIYYILIAGAALAVILTASAVISKEKKKRFTPPYTEALHCFIEGDRETALELLKKAVKTDTENIMAYVLLGNILREQGNPQKAIKVHKNLLVRSNLTKTQTREILSSLIRDYKKAGLLVQAVDMAEQLVKQDKKNTQYQEILLSLYEESKSWDKAFFQRQNINRWNKHKTPNILALYKVEAGLDAVKAGMEKEARIRFKEALKLNKKCIPAYLLWGDSLRREGRDPEAFEVWATFTKKNPKYAYLAFDKIRDLLFDLGRYGETEIIYREVISRNPDNFEAQLNLAELHMKQGDIERAAQECQNLYEKYPGNKKCGLLLINLLRHRKQDKEAFQTALELLKNDTEEAVYTCSACGFKTKKLIWHCPSCGAWDSFLGGCKE; this is encoded by the coding sequence ATGACACTCATCTATTATATTTTAATAGCCGGAGCAGCACTTGCAGTTATATTAACAGCTTCGGCAGTCATATCAAAAGAGAAGAAAAAAAGATTTACTCCCCCTTATACAGAGGCACTGCACTGTTTTATTGAGGGTGACAGGGAAACTGCTTTGGAACTTCTAAAAAAAGCCGTTAAAACTGATACTGAAAATATTATGGCATACGTTCTGCTTGGAAATATTTTACGGGAACAGGGGAATCCTCAGAAAGCTATTAAAGTCCACAAAAATCTTCTTGTACGAAGCAACCTTACAAAAACTCAAACAAGAGAAATTTTATCATCTTTAATCAGGGACTATAAAAAAGCCGGGCTGCTCGTACAAGCTGTTGATATGGCAGAGCAGCTTGTAAAACAGGATAAAAAAAACACTCAATATCAGGAAATCCTTCTTTCTCTTTATGAGGAAAGTAAAAGCTGGGACAAGGCATTTTTTCAGAGACAGAATATTAATCGGTGGAATAAACATAAAACTCCAAATATTCTTGCTTTATACAAAGTTGAAGCAGGGCTTGACGCAGTAAAGGCAGGCATGGAAAAAGAAGCACGCATTCGGTTTAAGGAAGCACTGAAATTAAATAAAAAGTGTATACCTGCATATCTTCTGTGGGGAGATTCGCTGCGCAGAGAAGGCAGGGATCCTGAAGCTTTTGAAGTATGGGCCACTTTCACAAAAAAAAATCCCAAGTATGCATATCTGGCATTTGACAAAATAAGAGACCTGCTTTTTGATCTCGGCAGATACGGAGAAACCGAGATCATATACAGGGAAGTAATATCAAGAAACCCCGACAATTTTGAAGCGCAGCTCAATCTTGCAGAGCTTCACATGAAACAAGGCGATATTGAAAGGGCAGCTCAAGAGTGCCAAAATTTGTATGAGAAATATCCGGGCAATAAAAAGTGCGGGCTTTTATTGATAAATCTTCTCCGGCACAGAAAACAAGATAAAGAGGCATTCCAGACAGCGTTGGAGCTGCTTAAGAATGATACGGAAGAAGCAGTTTACACCTGCTCTGCCTGCGGGTTTAAAACAAAAAAACTTATCTGGCACTGCCCTTCATGCGGAGCATGGGATTCATTTCTCGGGGGCTGTAAAGAGTGA
- a CDS encoding LapA family protein, translating to MWVFRWILTALVILIILGFALQNQEQTVSVHVLNWTTSNLPLYFILYISFAAGVLTWVLVSMLNMLKLKNTIHKLEKQNTKIREELNKLRNINIDDEPPAEPSQEVELASDDQGEEES from the coding sequence ATGTGGGTCTTTCGATGGATACTGACCGCGCTTGTAATTCTAATAATCCTTGGTTTTGCCCTGCAGAACCAGGAACAAACCGTGTCTGTGCATGTTCTGAACTGGACAACATCAAATCTTCCATTATACTTCATCCTCTATATCTCTTTTGCAGCAGGTGTACTTACATGGGTTCTTGTTTCAATGCTCAATATGCTGAAATTAAAAAATACAATACATAAACTTGAAAAACAGAATACAAAAATTCGTGAGGAACTAAATAAACTGAGAAACATTAATATTGATGATGAACCGCCGGCAGAGCCGTCACAGGAGGTGGAGCTGGCTTCTGATGATCAGGGAGAAGAGGAGTCATGA